The Sesamum indicum cultivar Zhongzhi No. 13 linkage group LG2, S_indicum_v1.0, whole genome shotgun sequence genome contains a region encoding:
- the LOC105179169 gene encoding uncharacterized protein LOC105179169 isoform X2: MTTGMAAARGFTTPFSVRLLRRADVALLSGKNGVVLEVRRKKRRLLAAGDLVKCCCSEIRGVCGSGKNAQKGEERLFEHNKRPTYRGRVPVMPFASPHSRFVSKQEKFFSRCTPRSSGPQSRDSPPKRDTGIANEKDWGISLLNENVNESGTNEDGSTWYRESGEDLGENGYRCRWTRMGGQSSDGTSEWKETWWEKSDWTGYKELGVEKSGRNAEGDSWWETWREVLHQDEWSNLARIERSAQKQAKSGTENAGWYENWWEKYDAKGWTEKGAHKYGRLNEQSWWEKWGEHYDGRGSVLKWTDKWAETELGTKWGDKWEEKFFAGIGSRQGETWHVSPSGERWSRTWGEEHFGNGKVHKYGKSTTGESWDIVVDEETYYEAEPHYGWADVVGDSTQLLSIEPRERPPGVFPNLDFGSSPPPPREPSGSS, from the exons ATGACAACGGGAATGGCGGCTGCGAGGGGCTTCACGACGCCGTTTAGTGTGAGGTTGCTGAGGAGAGCTGACGTGGCGCTTTTGAGTGGTAAGAATGGCGTGGTTTTGGAGGTCCGGAGGAAGAAGAGGCGGCTGTTGGCAGCAGGTGACCTTGTCAAGTGTTGCTGTTCCGAGATTCGGGGGGTCTGCGGCTCAGGAAAGAACGCTCAGAAGGGTGAAGAGAGGCTGTTCGAGCACAATAAGAGGCCCACTTATCGAGGTCGGGTCCCTGTTATGCCCTTCGCTTCTCCTCA TTCTCGATTTGTTTCCAAACAAGAAAAGTTCTTCTCCCGTTGCACCCCAAGAAGTTCAGGTCCTCAGTCCCGCGATTCTCCCCCTAAACGAG ATACTGGTATTGCAAATGAGAAAGACTGGGGCATAAgtttgttaaatgaaaatgtCAATGAATCTGGCACTAACGAAGATGGAAGTACTTGGTACCGTGAAAGTGGAGAAGACCTTGGAGAAAATGGATACAGGTGTAGATGGACTAGAATGGGTGGCCAGAGTTCTGACGGCACTTCAGAATGGAAAGAAACG TGGTGGGAGAAAAGTGATTGGACTGGATACAAAGAGCTAG GTGTTGAAAAATCTGGAAGAAATGCAGAAGGGGATTCTTGGTGGGAAACATGGCGAGAAGTTCTTCACCAGGATGAATGGAG TAATTTGGCAAGGATAGAGCGAAGTGCGCAGAAACAAGCAAAATCAGGAACAGAAAATGCTGGGTGGTATGAGAATTG GTGGGAAAAATATGATGCCAAAGGCTGGACTGAAAAAGGGGCACACAAATATGGTAGACTGAACGAACAATCCTGGTGGGAGAAGTGGGGAGAGCATTATGATGGAAGAGGATCAGTCCTGAAGTG GACTGATAAGTGGGCTGAGACTGAACTTGGAACTAAATGGGGAGACAAATGGGAAGAGAAATTTTTTGCTGGCATTGGTTCACGCCAAGGGGAGACATGGCATGTCTCTCCCAGTGGTGAAA GATGGTCACGGACGTGGGGAGAAGAGCACTTTGGAAATGG CAAAGTGCACAAGTATGGCAAAAGTACCACCGGAGAAAGCTGGGATATTGTTGTAGATGAAGAAACATACTATGA GGCCGAACCACATTATGGATGGGCAGATGTCGTCGGTGATTCAACACAATTACTGTCGATCGAGCCCCGAGAAAGACCTCCTGGTGTTTTCCCAAATCTTGATTTTGGATCATCCCCACCACCTCCAAGAGAGCCATCTGGTTCTTCATGA
- the LOC105179169 gene encoding uncharacterized protein LOC105179169 isoform X1: MTTGMAAARGFTTPFSVRLLRRADVALLSGKNGVVLEVRRKKRRLLAAGDLVKCCCSEIRGVCGSGKNAQKGEERLFEHNKRPTYRGRVPVMPFASPHSRFVSKQEKFFSRCTPRSSGPQSRDSPPKRDTGIANEKDWGISLLNENVNESGTNEDGSTWYRESGEDLGENGYRCRWTRMGGQSSDGTSEWKETWWEKSDWTGYKELGVEKSGRNAEGDSWWETWREVLHQDEWSNLARIERSAQKQAKSGTENAGWYENWWEKYDAKGWTEKGAHKYGRLNEQSWWEKWGEHYDGRGSVLKWTDKWAETELGTKWGDKWEEKFFAGIGSRQGETWHVSPSGERWSRTWGEEHFGNGYVMQDKHLCKVHKYGKSTTGESWDIVVDEETYYEAEPHYGWADVVGDSTQLLSIEPRERPPGVFPNLDFGSSPPPPREPSGSS; encoded by the exons ATGACAACGGGAATGGCGGCTGCGAGGGGCTTCACGACGCCGTTTAGTGTGAGGTTGCTGAGGAGAGCTGACGTGGCGCTTTTGAGTGGTAAGAATGGCGTGGTTTTGGAGGTCCGGAGGAAGAAGAGGCGGCTGTTGGCAGCAGGTGACCTTGTCAAGTGTTGCTGTTCCGAGATTCGGGGGGTCTGCGGCTCAGGAAAGAACGCTCAGAAGGGTGAAGAGAGGCTGTTCGAGCACAATAAGAGGCCCACTTATCGAGGTCGGGTCCCTGTTATGCCCTTCGCTTCTCCTCA TTCTCGATTTGTTTCCAAACAAGAAAAGTTCTTCTCCCGTTGCACCCCAAGAAGTTCAGGTCCTCAGTCCCGCGATTCTCCCCCTAAACGAG ATACTGGTATTGCAAATGAGAAAGACTGGGGCATAAgtttgttaaatgaaaatgtCAATGAATCTGGCACTAACGAAGATGGAAGTACTTGGTACCGTGAAAGTGGAGAAGACCTTGGAGAAAATGGATACAGGTGTAGATGGACTAGAATGGGTGGCCAGAGTTCTGACGGCACTTCAGAATGGAAAGAAACG TGGTGGGAGAAAAGTGATTGGACTGGATACAAAGAGCTAG GTGTTGAAAAATCTGGAAGAAATGCAGAAGGGGATTCTTGGTGGGAAACATGGCGAGAAGTTCTTCACCAGGATGAATGGAG TAATTTGGCAAGGATAGAGCGAAGTGCGCAGAAACAAGCAAAATCAGGAACAGAAAATGCTGGGTGGTATGAGAATTG GTGGGAAAAATATGATGCCAAAGGCTGGACTGAAAAAGGGGCACACAAATATGGTAGACTGAACGAACAATCCTGGTGGGAGAAGTGGGGAGAGCATTATGATGGAAGAGGATCAGTCCTGAAGTG GACTGATAAGTGGGCTGAGACTGAACTTGGAACTAAATGGGGAGACAAATGGGAAGAGAAATTTTTTGCTGGCATTGGTTCACGCCAAGGGGAGACATGGCATGTCTCTCCCAGTGGTGAAA GATGGTCACGGACGTGGGGAGAAGAGCACTTTGGAAATGGGTACGTGATGCAAGACAAGCATCTTTG CAAAGTGCACAAGTATGGCAAAAGTACCACCGGAGAAAGCTGGGATATTGTTGTAGATGAAGAAACATACTATGA GGCCGAACCACATTATGGATGGGCAGATGTCGTCGGTGATTCAACACAATTACTGTCGATCGAGCCCCGAGAAAGACCTCCTGGTGTTTTCCCAAATCTTGATTTTGGATCATCCCCACCACCTCCAAGAGAGCCATCTGGTTCTTCATGA